A section of the Streptomyces sp. CG1 genome encodes:
- a CDS encoding ATP-binding protein, with protein MRDPLSVLTDAFTSFLFGKVETTRLPVRTSTGQAQAVYLPTAAPGLGDSGVIIGREVYSGKGYIYDPFQLYGQQLPAPHWLVLGESGNGKSALEKTYVLRQLRFKDRQVVVLDAQGEDGVGEWNLIAEELGITPIRLDPTAALDHGIRLNPLDPAITTTGQLALLRTIIEVAMGHGLDERSGFALKVAHSYVNESILDRQPVLSDIVEQLRHPEPESAEAMNVAIDDVRAWGLDVALVLDRLVDGDLRGMFDGPTTVGIDLDAPLIVFDLSHIDRNSIAMPILMAIVGVWLEHTWIRPDRKKRIFLVEEAWHIINSPFVAQLFQRLLKFGRRLGLSFVAVVHHLSDVVDGAAAKEAAAILKMASTRTIYAQKADEARATGRVLGLPRWAVEIIPTLTPGIAVWDVNGNVQVVKHLVTETERPLVFTDRAMTESSSDLAAADDALRAAELEAEQRAAAFVEQHLGDSESTVA; from the coding sequence ATGCGGGATCCGCTGTCCGTCCTCACCGACGCCTTCACCTCCTTCCTGTTCGGGAAGGTAGAGACGACCCGGCTGCCGGTACGCACCTCCACGGGCCAGGCCCAGGCGGTCTACCTGCCCACCGCCGCGCCCGGCCTCGGCGACTCGGGCGTCATCATCGGCCGCGAGGTGTACTCCGGAAAGGGCTACATCTACGACCCCTTCCAGCTGTACGGCCAGCAGCTCCCGGCCCCGCACTGGCTCGTCCTCGGCGAGTCCGGCAACGGCAAGTCGGCCCTGGAGAAGACATACGTACTGCGCCAGCTGCGCTTCAAGGACCGCCAGGTCGTCGTCCTGGACGCCCAGGGCGAGGACGGCGTCGGCGAGTGGAATCTGATCGCGGAGGAGCTGGGGATAACTCCCATCCGGCTCGACCCGACCGCCGCCCTGGACCACGGCATCCGCCTCAACCCCCTGGACCCCGCGATCACCACCACGGGCCAGCTCGCGCTGCTCCGCACGATCATCGAGGTCGCGATGGGCCACGGCCTCGACGAGCGCTCCGGCTTCGCCCTGAAGGTCGCCCACTCCTACGTCAACGAGTCCATCCTGGACCGCCAGCCGGTCCTCTCCGACATCGTCGAGCAGCTACGGCACCCGGAGCCGGAGTCGGCCGAGGCGATGAACGTCGCCATAGACGACGTACGGGCCTGGGGGCTCGACGTCGCGCTCGTCCTGGACCGCCTGGTCGACGGTGACCTGCGCGGCATGTTCGACGGCCCGACCACGGTCGGCATCGACCTCGACGCCCCGCTCATCGTCTTCGACCTCTCCCACATCGACCGCAACTCCATCGCCATGCCCATCCTCATGGCGATCGTCGGCGTATGGCTGGAGCACACCTGGATCCGCCCCGACCGGAAGAAGCGCATCTTCCTGGTCGAGGAGGCCTGGCACATCATCAACAGCCCCTTCGTGGCCCAGCTGTTCCAGCGCCTGCTCAAGTTCGGCCGCCGGCTCGGCCTGTCCTTCGTCGCGGTCGTCCACCACCTGTCCGACGTGGTCGACGGCGCCGCGGCCAAGGAGGCGGCGGCGATCCTGAAGATGGCCTCGACCCGCACCATCTACGCCCAGAAGGCCGACGAGGCACGGGCCACCGGCCGGGTGCTGGGTTTGCCGAGGTGGGCGGTGGAAATCATCCCGACGCTGACGCCCGGCATCGCCGTCTGGGACGTCAACGGCAACGTCCAGGTGGTCAAACACCTGGTCACGGAGACGGAACGCCCCCTGGTCTTCACCGACCGCGCGATGACCGAGTCCTCCAGCGACCTCGCGGCCGCCGACGACGCCCTGCGCGCCGCCGAGCTGGAGGCCGAGCAGCGGGCGGCGGCCTTCGTGGAACAGCATCTGGGCGACTCCGAATCGACGGTGGCGTAG
- a CDS encoding GNAT family N-acetyltransferase — MSSLTSDDHSHDDSHDVSDDDRGDYVIRAIRPDDWPLVKQLRLDALRDPAAPLAFLEDYEDAVAKADTFWQDRAVGSGEGATAARQFIAEAADGSWAGSVTVLIEEAGTKDWAGYAVERRQGHVVGVYVRPEHRGNGLIKALFDAGVGWARERGAERVRLLVHEENARAQGAYRKVGFVPSGVVVPFFKERSETELEFVLEWPS; from the coding sequence ATGAGCTCCCTGACCAGCGATGACCACAGCCATGACGACAGCCATGACGTCAGCGATGACGACAGGGGTGATTACGTCATCCGCGCCATACGGCCGGACGACTGGCCCCTGGTGAAGCAACTGCGGCTGGACGCGCTGCGGGATCCGGCCGCGCCGCTCGCCTTTCTGGAGGACTACGAGGATGCCGTGGCCAAGGCCGACACGTTCTGGCAGGACAGAGCCGTCGGGTCGGGTGAGGGGGCCACGGCGGCGCGGCAGTTCATCGCCGAGGCGGCCGACGGGAGTTGGGCCGGCTCGGTCACCGTACTCATCGAGGAGGCGGGGACGAAGGACTGGGCGGGGTATGCCGTCGAGCGCCGGCAGGGGCATGTCGTTGGGGTGTACGTCCGGCCCGAGCACCGTGGGAACGGGCTGATCAAGGCCCTGTTCGACGCCGGTGTGGGGTGGGCGCGGGAACGGGGTGCGGAGCGGGTGCGGCTGTTGGTGCATGAGGAGAACGCGCGCGCCCAGGGGGCTTACCGCAAGGTGGGTTTCGTGCCGAGCGGGGTGGTCGTGCCGTTCTTCAAGGAGCGGTCGGAGACCGAGTTGGAGTTCGTTCTGGAGTGGCCGTCCTAG
- a CDS encoding type IV secretory system conjugative DNA transfer family protein has translation MRPDARDRREDRREGQRGIPDGLLIGILAFLIGMTVLVWTATGLAGLFTKGAWPHAVTFTRTPLAMRHLIGAPHDITGAWPNTPAAQLSGWGLFWGLFIGQLMALFVLTLFVIGTVARWRAGRARRAAAAAAAAAAAAAGKGAVRRAAPAEAVGQPTAPIEAAVPPTAPTERRYEVPLPRTETVPAPTVPLEEAVPQPTAPSLPAHGERLGGWEKILLAPRETRHVTATRAIQDAPGPTLVVTSNPALWVETKDAKAKLGPTLLYDPTHLCDTPARLHWSPTTGCEDKQTALSRATALLAPVQPTAKLDQAVADTATTLLRSYLHAAALENRTIRHVHRWSQGNQIQDAVRTLRTHPKAAPGAAGELEAALTAHPERRDIAQELTSRALSALSTVNIREACTPNRTDALALDSFVHEGGTLYVVGESIEDPKSNPGAMPLLTALVSSVVERGRRMAERSSSGRLDPPLTLILDDIAAVAPLPQLPDLLATGTDQGLPTLALLRSREQARSRWPHRELPV, from the coding sequence GTGAGACCGGACGCTCGCGATCGCCGCGAGGACCGCCGGGAGGGCCAGCGCGGCATCCCTGACGGCCTGCTGATCGGCATACTCGCGTTCCTCATCGGCATGACCGTGCTGGTGTGGACGGCCACGGGACTCGCGGGCCTCTTCACCAAGGGCGCCTGGCCCCACGCCGTCACCTTCACCCGCACCCCCCTGGCCATGCGCCACCTGATCGGCGCACCCCACGACATCACCGGCGCCTGGCCGAACACCCCCGCCGCCCAGCTCTCCGGCTGGGGCCTCTTCTGGGGCCTGTTCATCGGCCAGCTGATGGCCCTGTTCGTCCTCACCCTGTTCGTGATCGGAACGGTGGCGAGATGGCGAGCGGGACGGGCACGGCGGGCAGCGGCAGCGGCAGCGGCAGCGGCAGCGGCAGCGGCAGGCAAGGGTGCCGTGCGGCGGGCGGCGCCGGCCGAGGCTGTCGGGCAGCCGACGGCGCCCATCGAGGCCGCCGTGCCGCCGACTGCGCCGACCGAGCGGCGGTACGAGGTCCCACTCCCGCGAACCGAGACGGTACCCGCACCGACGGTGCCTCTCGAGGAGGCGGTCCCGCAGCCGACGGCGCCCAGCCTTCCAGCCCACGGCGAACGCCTGGGCGGGTGGGAAAAAATCCTCCTGGCACCCAGGGAAACCCGCCACGTCACGGCAACCCGGGCAATCCAGGACGCGCCCGGCCCGACCCTGGTCGTCACATCAAACCCAGCCCTATGGGTGGAGACCAAGGACGCAAAGGCCAAACTGGGCCCCACCCTCCTCTACGACCCCACCCACCTCTGCGACACCCCGGCCCGCCTCCACTGGTCCCCCACCACGGGCTGCGAGGACAAACAAACCGCACTGAGCAGAGCCACCGCCCTCCTCGCCCCCGTACAACCCACCGCCAAGCTCGACCAGGCAGTCGCGGACACGGCGACGACCCTCCTCCGGAGCTACCTCCACGCCGCCGCCCTGGAGAACCGCACCATCCGCCACGTCCACCGCTGGTCCCAGGGCAACCAGATCCAGGACGCCGTACGCACCCTCCGCACCCACCCCAAGGCCGCCCCCGGCGCCGCCGGCGAACTGGAGGCCGCGCTCACCGCGCACCCCGAACGCCGGGACATCGCGCAGGAGTTGACCAGCCGGGCTCTGTCCGCCCTCTCCACGGTCAACATCCGCGAAGCCTGCACACCCAACCGAACTGATGCGCTCGCCTTGGATTCCTTCGTGCACGAAGGGGGCACGCTTTATGTGGTCGGTGAATCCATCGAGGACCCCAAGAGCAACCCCGGCGCCATGCCGCTGCTGACGGCCCTCGTCTCGAGCGTGGTCGAGCGCGGCCGGCGCATGGCCGAACGGTCATCCTCTGGTCGGCTCGACCCACCACTCACGCTGATCCTGGACGACATCGCGGCCGTGGCCCCGCTCCCCCAGCTCCCGGACCTGCTCGCCACCGGCACCGACCAGGGCCTGCCGACGCTCGCCCTGCTCCGCTCCCGCGAACAGGCCCGCTCCCGCTGGCCCCACCGGGAACTGCCGGTCTAG